One Lysinibacillus sp. OF-1 DNA segment encodes these proteins:
- a CDS encoding helix-turn-helix domain-containing protein, translating into MAENRESTTLGLLLKELLKERSLSMRKFSELTGVDTATISRIINNKRKATPQHLEKFAECLGIPFINLVEAAGYPIEQRHEESQSDIHTSVDAIQTFLKASNVYDNQFSVQDVEKKLDDYGLFAQTEEGKNTIHKSFNEKIQSVGSVGPFISKLKELYEKFTTNKGTLFELTIIGSTLLYFIIPVDVIPDYLFPIGYLDDAIAVQLTAKGLLKNN; encoded by the coding sequence ATGGCAGAAAATAGAGAAAGTACTACTCTAGGTTTATTGTTGAAAGAATTACTAAAAGAACGCTCATTATCCATGCGGAAGTTTAGTGAACTTACAGGGGTCGATACAGCTACGATTTCACGGATTATCAATAATAAACGAAAGGCAACACCTCAACATTTAGAAAAATTCGCTGAATGTCTTGGTATTCCTTTCATTAATCTTGTTGAAGCTGCAGGGTATCCTATCGAACAGAGACATGAAGAGTCTCAATCAGATATTCATACTTCTGTTGATGCAATACAGACTTTTCTTAAGGCTTCTAATGTTTATGACAATCAATTTTCAGTGCAAGATGTTGAAAAAAAATTAGACGATTATGGATTATTTGCTCAAACAGAAGAAGGAAAAAATACAATTCATAAGAGTTTTAACGAAAAGATTCAGAGTGTAGGTAGCGTTGGACCATTTATTAGCAAGTTGAAAGAGTTATATGAAAAATTTACAACAAATAAGGGTACACTATTTGAATTAACAATAATTGGAAGTACATTATTGTATTTTATTATTCCAGTGGATGTCATTCCGGATTATCTATTTCCTATTGGTTATTTGGACGATGCGATAGCTGTACAACTTACTGCAAAAGGTTTGTTAAAAAATAACTGA
- a CDS encoding DUF4183 domain-containing protein, with amino-acid sequence MALSIINIHVNVTGTSTRFFNVLAAPLAITDGTTVAATTFLDDSGTAATAFPVVTNGYYNLYINGVLQEGDAYTVSATEVTFNTVTASLSAGTPIVLEAVELVTTT; translated from the coding sequence ATGGCACTTTCCATTATTAATATTCATGTCAATGTCACAGGTACATCTACACGATTTTTTAACGTTTTAGCTGCACCTCTTGCCATTACAGATGGTACTACAGTCGCTGCTACAACTTTTTTAGATGATAGCGGTACAGCGGCAACTGCATTTCCAGTAGTTACAAACGGCTACTATAATTTATATATCAATGGCGTTCTACAGGAGGGTGATGCTTATACAGTTTCTGCAACTGAAGTTACATTCAACACTGTTACAGCATCACTTTCTGCTGGTACACCAATTGTGCTTGAAGCAGTTGAATTAGTCACAACTACCTAA
- a CDS encoding LCP family protein, translating to MKHSKTSRRWLRNSFLAFALIISIGIVYWIYQYNSGLAMAEDDINKEDEETFEPFKGVDPQFGEINVLLIGSDSRGDEGRSDALMIAHYNQTTNNVKIVSIMRDTYVDIPDYGMNKINAAFAFGGPELVRKSIKQNFDIDVNYYAIVDFEGFPKIVDLLAPNGIEVDIPYEMSYGIGMTLFPGEQTLHGDQLLAYVRFRHDRLSDFGRVERQQEVMTKVKEQISFQSLINLPKILGVAEAYIDTNIDNKTILAIGKGLIDGKSNGVDTLRIPVASSFDNKHVNVGAVLDIDLEKNKSALEEFLSSEDNVQVTKLEGVSS from the coding sequence ATGAAACATAGTAAAACGAGCCGTAGATGGCTAAGAAATTCGTTTTTAGCATTTGCATTAATCATCTCAATAGGGATTGTTTATTGGATATATCAGTACAATAGTGGATTGGCTATGGCAGAAGACGATATCAATAAAGAAGATGAAGAGACTTTTGAGCCTTTCAAAGGTGTAGACCCGCAATTTGGTGAGATTAATGTGCTATTGATAGGCAGTGACTCTAGAGGAGACGAAGGTAGATCTGATGCTTTAATGATTGCACACTATAATCAAACTACGAATAATGTAAAAATCGTTTCGATTATGAGAGATACGTATGTTGACATCCCAGATTACGGGATGAATAAAATAAACGCTGCATTTGCTTTTGGAGGCCCAGAACTTGTAAGGAAATCAATTAAGCAGAATTTTGATATTGATGTCAATTACTACGCTATCGTTGATTTTGAAGGATTCCCCAAAATTGTGGATCTTCTAGCACCAAATGGGATTGAAGTTGATATCCCTTATGAAATGTCATATGGAATTGGTATGACATTATTTCCTGGAGAACAAACTTTACACGGTGACCAGTTATTAGCTTATGTACGATTCCGCCACGATCGTTTAAGTGATTTCGGGCGAGTTGAACGCCAACAGGAAGTTATGACAAAGGTCAAAGAACAAATTAGCTTTCAAAGTTTAATAAATTTACCAAAAATACTTGGTGTTGCTGAGGCATATATCGATACTAATATTGACAATAAAACCATTCTTGCAATTGGGAAAGGTTTAATAGATGGGAAATCTAATGGTGTGGATACTTTACGAATTCCTGTCGCCAGTTCTTTTGACAACAAACATGTAAATGTAGGCGCAGTGCTAGATATTGATTTGGAAAAGAACAAAAGTGCATTAGAAGAGTTTTTATCATCAGAGGACAATGTACAAGTGACTAAATTAGAAGGAGTTTCATCTTAG
- a CDS encoding DUF4183 domain-containing protein, whose product MPIIHRYFYIVTADLDLTNGVTLPATLFWNDNADNITEFTLFSPNGYVNLYINAVMQEGGIYTITPAALTIVPYNATLYRGTPIIIESLGFMTN is encoded by the coding sequence TTGCCGATTATCCACCGCTATTTTTATATCGTCACAGCCGATCTTGATCTAACAAATGGGGTCACGCTGCCAGCGACTCTCTTCTGGAATGATAATGCTGACAATATTACAGAGTTTACCCTCTTCTCGCCAAACGGTTACGTCAATCTTTATATTAATGCGGTGATGCAAGAAGGTGGCATTTACACCATAACACCAGCCGCCTTAACAATCGTACCCTACAATGCCACTTTGTATCGAGGCACACCCATTATCATTGAATCGCTTGGCTTTATGACAAATTAA
- the ytaF gene encoding sporulation membrane protein YtaF yields the protein MTWLIILAFTLSSSIDNLGVGLSYGIRKIHVSFGKNLLIAIICFVMSMGGITFGVWLSTILPGMLPVIFGALLLFIIGIRIILLAKPRKNEPSKEALQPKNGQSIFKNPEEADFNKSDEIGWGESILLGIALSANALTNGVGAGLLGLSPVVISLTAAIGSFITVWAGVKLGSKVADVQVSSFTIGQFGTVISGLLMLLLAFAAFY from the coding sequence GTGACTTGGTTAATCATTTTAGCTTTTACGCTTTCATCAAGTATAGATAATTTAGGCGTAGGGCTCTCTTACGGGATTCGAAAGATACATGTTAGTTTTGGGAAAAATTTATTAATAGCAATTATATGCTTTGTTATGAGTATGGGAGGCATTACGTTTGGGGTTTGGCTCTCGACTATTCTTCCAGGTATGCTTCCTGTAATCTTTGGAGCCTTATTGTTATTTATCATTGGAATTCGCATCATTCTTTTAGCTAAACCACGTAAAAATGAACCTTCAAAAGAGGCGTTACAGCCCAAAAATGGGCAAAGTATTTTTAAAAACCCTGAGGAAGCTGATTTTAATAAGTCTGATGAAATCGGCTGGGGAGAATCTATACTTCTTGGTATTGCATTATCAGCAAATGCACTTACAAATGGTGTGGGCGCTGGCCTACTCGGACTTTCACCTGTTGTCATTTCGTTAACAGCTGCAATCGGGAGCTTTATTACTGTTTGGGCAGGAGTCAAATTAGGAAGTAAGGTCGCTGATGTTCAGGTTAGTTCATTTACTATAGGGCAATTTGGCACAGTAATTAGTGGTTTGTTGATGTTACTGCTTGCTTTTGCAGCATTTTATTAA